GCGCCAGAACGTGCAGATGTTGAACGCGGTCTCGGGCTTGCCGAAGTCGTCGGGCGCCTCGTAGCGCCGCATGTACGGGCCGTCGCACAGCGATTCTTCCAGCGCCTTCACGGTCGACACGAAGCGCGGGTCGCGGGGGTCGATGAAGTTGACCTCGGCCATCAGCAGCACGCTGGCGTCCAGTTCCTTGCCGCCGAAGCTTTCCGCGAATGCCTGGCGCTTCTCGCTCCAGGACTCCTCCAGGATGCGCCGCTTCATGCGGTCCGCGTGGTCGTGCCAGTACGCGGCCCGCGCGGGCTGCTCCAGCTTCACGGCGATCTTGGCCAGGCGGTCGCACGCCACCCAGCTCATCAGCGCCGACGACGTATGGATGCGGGCGCGCGTGCGCAGCTCCCACATGCCGGCGTCGGGCGTGCCGAACACGCGCACGGCCTGCTCGCCCACGTCCTCCAGCTTCTGGAATTCGGCCGGCCCGCCGCGATGGAGCAGCCGGTGGTCGTGAAACGCCTGCGCGGCGGCCAGCACCACGTTGCCGTACACATCGTGCTGGAAATGTTCCTGCGCCTGGTTGCCCACCCGCACCGGCCCCATGCCGCGGTAGCCGCCCAGGTGGTCCAGGATGCTTTCGGGCAGCTCGCGCTCCAGGCCGATGCCGTAGAGCGGCTGGATATGGCCGTCCTGGGATTGCATCACGACGTTCGACAGCCAGCGCAGGTAGTCCTCCATCGTGCCGACCTCGGACAGGCTGTTCAGCGCCCGCACCACGAAGAAGGCGTCGCGCAGCCAGCAGAACCGGTAGTCCCAGTTGCGGCCGCTGCCCGGCGCCTCGGGGATGCTCGTGGTCATGGCGGCCACGATGGCGCCGGTTTCCTCGTAGAGCGACAGCTTCAGCGTGATGGCCGCGCGGATCACCGCGTCCTGCCACTCGCGCGGCACGGCCAGCCGGCGGCTCCACAGGCGCCAGTACGCCGTGGTCTCCTGCTCGAAATCGCGCGCGATGTCCTCCACGCTGTGCGTGAGCGTCTCGTCGGGTCCCAGGATGAAGTTGTAGCCGCGCGTGACCAGGAACGGCGTGTTCGACAGCACGTAGGCCAGCGGCGCGTCGGTGGTCAGGCGCAGCGTCATGTCCTCGCCGACGAACCGCGCATGGCTGCTGCCGCGCGTGACGTGCGGCGCGTGCCGGCCGTAGTTGTAGCGCGGCGCCAGCGTCACGCGCACGCGCGGCGCGCCCCGGATCGGGCGGATGCGCCGTACCAGCGTCAACGGCCGGAAATAGCGCCCGAGCCGGAAGAAGCGCGGGCAGAAGTCGGTGATTTCCAGGCAGCTCCCGTGCCGGTCGGTGAGCTGGGTGCGCAGCACGGCCGTGTTCGGCTCGTACCACTGCGTGGCTTCCTGGAAGTCCTCGATCTCGATGTTGAAGTGTCCGGCGTTCTCGCTGGGGTCCAGCAGCGCGTTGAACACCGGGTCGCCGTCAAAGCGGGGCATGCAGCACCAGACGATGCGGCCGCGGCCGTCCACCAGCGCCGAGAACGCGCAATTGCCGATCATCCCGAGCGACAGCGACGGATCGGCATGGCGCGACGAGGTATCGGAATCGGTATTGACGGCGGGGGCCTCCGTGGCGATGGCAGGGTTCAGGTTGACAGGTTCGCTCACAACGTATCCTCCCGGGCAGATGGGGGTGAGAGGGGGTCGGACGGGGGGTCCTGGCGCTGCGCCAGCAGGTGCGTCAGCGCATGGGCGGACTGGTGCAGCCATTCGCGCAGGTCCGCCGGGCGGGGCAGGCTGTGCGACGCGGCAGAGGCGCGCTGGCCCACCAGCAGGCCGATGCCGCCCAGTTCACGCACCACGGTGAAGCCGGCTTCGTCGGTGACATCGTCGCCGGCGAACAGCGGCAGGCGGCCGGCGAACGGCGGCGAGCGCATGAACGCGGCAATCGCGCCGCCCTTGTCCACGCCGGCCGGCTTGATCTCGATGACCATCTTGCCGGGCAGCGCCTCCAGCCCGATGGCGTCGCGCAGCACGTCGGCCACGGCGGCCCGCACCAGCGGCTCCAGGTCTGGCACCTGGCGATAGTGGACGGCCACGGCCACGGACTTGCGTTCGAGCCTGAGCCCCGGATGCCGGGCGACCAGCGCCTCAAGCTTGGGCAGCAGCGGGCCGATGCCCGGCGCCGGCGGCCGCGCGATGCGCTCGGCGCCGTTGCGGAACTCGGCGCCATGGATGCCGGCGGCCGGCAGGCGCAAGGGCTGCAGGAAATCGTCCAGCTCGGCGACGGGCCGGCCGGACACGATGGCCACCGCGCCGCCCAGGCAGGTATGCAACGCGCGCAGCGTGCCAACCAGTTCCGGTTCCACCCGCACCAGGTGCGGAAGCGGCGCAAGATCGGCAAGCGTGCCGTCGAAGTCCAGGAATAGCGCGGTGTTGGGTTCGATCAGAGGTAACGGGGGCATCGCGTGAAACCGTAACACGGGGTTTTGACAAGCGTCCACCGGGCGCTGTCCTACAACTGTGGCCCTTGCGGCACGCCGGCGTGGCCGGTGCGCGGTGCGGCCGTGGTGGGGCCCGCGCCGGCGCCATCCATTATCATTGGCGGTTTCCGCCGATTTTTCCGGCTTTTTTTGCACGCCGCCCGCGTGGCGCCCCCGCTGACCATGACCCGCACCCCGCCCAAGCCCGACTATTTGAAGAAGATCCTGACCGCCAAGGTCTACGACGTGGCCCAGGAGACCGAGCTGACGTACGCCCCGGCCCTGTCGGCGCGGACCGGCAACGCGGTCTGGTTCAAGCGCGAGGACACCCAGCCCGTGTTCTCGTTCAAGTTGCGCGGGGCGTACAACAAGATGGCGTCGCTGAAGCCCGAGGAACTGAAGCGCGGCGTGATCGCCGCGTCGGCCGGCAACCACGCCCAGGGCGTGGCGCTGGCCGCCGCCCGGTTGCAGTGCAAGGCCATCATCTGCATGCCCACCACCACGCCGCAGGTGAAGATCGACGCGGTGCGCGAGCGCGGCGGCGAATGGGTCCGCATCGTGCTGCACGGCGAGTCGTACAGCGACGCCTACCTGCACGCGGCCGAGCTGGAGGCCAAGCAGAAGCTCACCTTCATCCACCCGTTCGACGACCCGGACGTGATTGCCGGCCAGGGCACCATCGCCATGGAGATCCTGCGCCAGCACCCGGGCCCGATCCACGCGATCTTCGTGGCCATCGGCGGCGGCGGGCTGATCTCGGGCATTGCCGCCTACGTCAAGGCCGTGCGCCCCGAGATCAAGGTCATTGGCGTGCAGACGTTCGATTCCGACGCGATGAAGCGCTCGGTCGACGCCGGCAAGCGCGTGGAACTGAAGGACGTGGGCCTGTTCTCGGACGGCACGGCCGTGAAGCTGGTGGGCAAGGAAACCTTCCGCATCACGCGCGAGTTGGTGGACGACATCATCCTGGTCGATACCGACGCGATCTGCGCGGGCCTGAAGGACGTGTTCCAGGACACCCGCAGCATCCTGGAACCGGCCGGCGCGCTGGCCGTGGCCGGCCTGAAGGCCTATGCCGAGCGCGAGAAGCTCAAGGGCCAGCAGCTCGTGGCCATCGCCTGCGGCGCGAACATGAACTTCGACCGCCTGCGCTTCGTGGCCGAGCGCGCCGAGGTGGGCGAGGCCCGCGAGGCCGTGTTCGCCGTGACGATCCCCGAGGAACGCGGCAGCTTCAAGCGCTTCTGCGAGCAGGTGGGCACCCGCAGCGTGACCGAGTTCAACTACCGTATCGCCGACAAGGGCGTGGCGCACATCTTCGTGGGCCTGCAGATCGCCGCGCGCAGCGAGAACGACAAGATCGCCGCCAACTTCCGCCGCCACGGGTTCGACACGCTGGACCTGTCCAACGACGAACTGGCCAAGCAGCACATCCGCTACATGGTGGGCGGCCACTCGCCGCTGGCGCAGGACGAACTGCTGTACCGCTTCGAATTCCCGGAGCGGCCGGGCGCGCTGATGAAGTTCCTGTCCAGCATGGCCCCGAACTGGAACATCAGCCTGTTCCATTACCGGAACCAGGGCGCGGACACGTCGAACATCCTGGTGGGCATCCAGGTGCCGAAGAACGAGAAGCGCGCGTTCCGCACCTTCCTTTCCACGCTCGGTTACGTACACTGGGACGAGACCGACAACCCCGTTTACAAGCTGTTCCTGGCCTGAGACCCGCAATGACGCTTCCTGAGCACTCGCCGCTGGGCAAGCCCTCGGCGTACAAGACCGAATACGACCCGACGCTGCTGTTCCCGATCCCGCGCCAGCCCAAGCGCACCGAGATCGGGCTGGCCGAGGGCCGCGCGCTGCCGTTCTTCGGCGTGGACATCTGGAACGCGTACGAGGTGTCGTGGCTGAACCTGAAAGGCAAGCCGCAGGTGGCGCTGGCCACGTTCATCATCCCGTCCGACACGCCGAACATCGTCGAGTCCAAGTCCTTCAAGCTGTACCTGAACTCGTTCAACCAGAGCCGGATCGCCTCTGCCGAGGCACTGCAGCAACTGCTGCACCACGACCTGTCGCAGGCCACGGGCGGCACCGTGCAGGTGCGGCTGGTCACCGAGGCGGACCTGGGCACGCAGAAGATGGGGGAACTGGACGGCCTGCTGCTGGACCGCCTGGACATCGAGACCGACATCTACGAGCCCGACGCCTCGCTGCTCAAGGCCGACCAGGAGGCATCGCCGGTGGAGGAAACGCTGGTGTCGCACCTGCTCAAGTCGAACTGCCTGGTCACGGGCCAGCCCGACTGGGGCAGCGTGCAGATCCGCTACGTGGGCGCCCCGATCGACCAGGAAGGGCTGCTCAAGTACCTGATCTCGTTCCGCAACCACAACGAGTTCCACGAGCAGTGCGTGGAGCGGATCTTCACGGACGTGCTGCGCATGTGCAAGCCGGTCAAGCTGGCCGTCTACGCCCGCTACACCCGCCGCGGCGGGCTGGACATCAACCCGTTCCGCACCAACTTCAACACACCGTGGCCGGATAACCGCCGGAACGCGAGGCAGTAAGGAGCGGGGCGACGGCGAGTCGTGCCGACACCGGGTTTTGCTCCCGCCCCCCGGTCTTGCTCCCCTCTCCCGCGCGGCGGGAGAGGGGCTGGGGGTGAGGGCGTTGAGGTTCAAAACGCGACATGTCGCAAATAGAACCGCCAGCCCTCTCCCCCGACCCCTCTCCCGCAGCGCGGGAGAGGGGAGCAAAGCCCTACAGCTCGATCGGCCCCCTCAAAACTCCGCGTGCGCCCGTACGCCGATGAACTTCGCCGGGCCGCGGTCGCGGTTGTAGCCGGGGTTGCGGATGTACTGGAAGTCGGGGCTCAGCGTCAGCGTCTTCCACACGGCGAAGCTGTAGTAGATCTCCACGATCTGTTCCGGGCCGTAGCGCAGCGCGCCGTCGCCCAGGAAGGCGCCCAGGCCGCCGGCCGCCAGGTAGTTGCGGTGCGCGGGGCTCAGCATGTTGACGGCCATCGCCAGTCCCACCTCGTCCTTCGGGCGGCCCCATAGCGCGCCCTTGAGCGTGCCGCCGCCGGCCACCTGCCGGCCGATCTCGGTGAAGGCGTAGGTCTCGGTCTTGTCGTCGGACCAGTTGGCGCGCAGGAACACGCCCGCGTCGCGCGTCACTTCCTGCAGGAACGCCAGCCCCACGCCCCACTTGGTGTGTTCGCGCCGCACGTCGGCCACGTCGGGCGTCACGCCGTTGGCCTGGCCGAACGCGATGGCGTCGTTGAAGGCGCCCATGTTGGCGCGGTTGCGCCACAGCAGCAGCCGCGCCTGCCCGGGGCGGCCGGCAATCTCGTAGCGCTTTTCCAGCTCCAGCATCTGGCCGTAGTGCTTGAACGCGCGCGTGTCCAGCTCGCGCCCGTTGGACTCCAGCGGCTGCAGGAAGTGGCCGACGCGCGCCGACCAGCCGTCGCCGATGTACTCCAGCGCCGCGCCCCAGTTGTAGCCGCGCGAATCGGCCGGGTAGTCCCACGAGCCATGCGTCAGGAACGACCAGTTCATGAACTGCGTGCGCGGGTCTGACCCGTACGGGTTCTGGTCGAACACGTCGATCACGCCGAAGTTGCCGGCCGTCAGCACCAGCCGCTGCTTGTCCACCGTGCGCGCGAACTGGTTGAAATCCGCCTCCAGCGTCTCGTCGCCGCCGCCCATGCCCCAGTACTGGCGGACGAACGCGCGCGCCCGGTAGAACTTTGGCGACGTGCTGGCCGTCTTGGCCAGCTCGCCGTTGGACAGCCCGCCCAGCCCGTGCAGGTCCGAGAACGGTACGCCCTGCGACACCTCGGGATTGAAGTGGAACTCCGCGCCGCGCCACAGGCGCAGCCCCAGGTCCAGCGTGCTCGTGAAGGAATAGCTCTTGGCGCGCTCGGGCGTCAGGCTGTTCTCGCCCGAATACGGCGCGTCGAACGCCGGCTTGCGGGTCCAGATGTAGGTGGCCTGCCCGTGGATGGCGAACGGGCTCTCGGTATCGGGCGGCGTCGCGGCCTCTTGCGCCTGCGCCGCCCACGGCAAGGCCGCGCTGGCCAGCAACGCGGCGAGTCGACGGACAAAGCGGGGGCGCGGCCGCCGGGCGGCCAGCAATACGTGACGCGGCATGGAAGATCGGAAAGAAGGGTTGGATACGCCGCCCGGCTGGGCGGCCCCTTGGCTGCGCGAGCATAGCCAAGCCGACATGACCTGTCCACCGCCCATGCTGCATTGCAACAACGCCGCCCGACTTGTAACAGTCCTTGTATTAATTAATTCGAAAATTAATATTCGAGCGAAGCCCGCCAGCATCCAGACCATTCCATGCCCTCCGCCCCGTCCGACCCGAAACGCCGCCCCGGCCGACCGACCACCCGCACGGCCGACGCCGGCCAGCGCGACCTGCTGATCGACGCCGCCGTGACGATGTTCGCGCGGCACGGCGTGGCCGCCACGTCGACCAAGGCCATCGCCACCGAGGCCGGCGTCACGCCGGCGCTGGTCCACTACTACTTCCGCGACCGCGAGGCGCTGCTGGACGCGATTTTCGAGGAACGGCTGCAGCCGATGATCGACCACGTGTTCGGCGCGCTGCAGGCCGGCGACGCCGACCCGGTCACGCGCATCCAGGGCCTGGCCGCGCAGCTGATCCGCACCGCGGCGGGCACGCCATGGTTTCCGGGCCTGTGGATCCGCGAGATCGTCAGCGTCGACGGCCATCTGCGCGAACGGCTGCTGCAGCGCGTGGCCCCGCAGCGCGCCCAATTGATCGCCGGCCCGCTGGCCGCCGCCCATGCGCAGGGCCAGCTCAATCCGGGGCTGGAGCCGGCGCTGGTCATGGTCTCGCTGATCGGCCTGACGATGCTGCCGCTGGCCACCACCCACATCTGGCGCGCGCTGCCCGGCGCGGCCGATATCGATACCGACACGCTGGTGCGCCACGTCACCGCGCTGCTGGGCCACGGCCTGTCCGTGCCGCCCAAGGATCCCGCCTGAACCGTCATCTCTCCGGAGCCCGCATCCATGTCCCTGATCCTCCGCACCCCGCCCCTGCTGCTGGCCGCCGCGCTGCTCGGCGCCTGCGGCAACGACAAGCCCGACACGTGGCAAGGCTACGTCGAAGGCGAATTCGTGGCCGTGGCCTCGCCGTTCGCCGGCCGCCTGGAAACGCTGTCGGTCGAGCGCGGCCAGCAGGTGGGCACCGGCGCCCCGCTGTTCGTGCTCGAATCCGACGACGAACGCGCCGCGCGCCAGCAGGCCGCCGAGCAGGTGCGCGTGGCCGAGGCGCAGCTTGCCGATATCCAGACCGGCAAGCGGCCGGTGGAAGTGGCCGTCAACCAGGCCCAGCTCGTGCAGGCCCAGGCGCAGGCCACCCGCAGCGCCGCGCAACGCAGGCGCGACGAGGCCCAGTTCGAGATCGGCGGCATCTCGCGCGCCCAGCTTGACGAGAGCCGCGCCACGGCCGATGCCGACGCCGCGCGCGTGCGCGAACTGCAGCGCGACATCGACGTGGCCCGCCTGCCCGGCCGCAAGGACCAGCTGGCCGCCCAGCGCGCGCAGATCGACGCCGCGCGGGCCGCGCTGGCGCAGGCCGAGTGGAAGCTGTCGCGCAAGTCGGTCAACGCCACCGTGCCGGGCCTGGTCTACGACGTGCCGTTCCGCCCCGGCGAATGGGTGCCGGCCGGCAGCGCCGTGGTGCGGATGCTCCCGCCGGGCAACGTCAAGGTGCGTTTCTTCGTGCCCGAAGCCGTGGTCGGCGCGCTGCAGCCGGGCCAGGCCATCACCATCCGCTGCGACGGCTGCGCGGCCCCGGTGCCGGCGAAGATCACCTACGTGTCGAACGAGGCCGAGTTCACGCCGCCGGTCATCTACAGCAACGAAACGCGCGGCAAGCTCGTGTTCCTGATCGAGGCCCGCCCCACCGCCGCCGACGCGCCCCGGCTGCGCCCCGGCCAGCCCGTGGAGGTGGTTCGGTCATGAGCACGTCCCCCTCCCCCGCCCGCAACGGCGAGCTGGCCATCGACGTGCGCGACCTGAACAAGCATTTCGGTGACAAGCACGTGGTCAACAACCTGACCATGCAGGTGGCGCGCGGCGAGATCTTCGGCTTCCTGGGCCCCAACGGCAGCGGCAAGACCACGTCGATCCGGATGATGTGCGGCCTGCTGACGCCAGACTCCGGCTCGGGCACCTGCCTGGGCTACGACATCCTGACCCAGGCCGCCGAGATCAAGCGCAACGTCGGCTACATGACGCAGCGCTTCTCGTACTGGGAAGACCTGTCGATCCGCGAGAACCTGGACTTCGTCGCCCGCGTCTACGACATGCCCAACCGCCGCGAGGCCGTGGACCGCGCGCTGGAAGACCTGGGCCTGCAGTCGCGCGCCGAGCAGCTGGCCGGATCGCTGTCGGGCGGATGGAAGCAGCGGCTGGCGCTGGCCGCCTGCCTGCTGCACGAGCCGCAGCTACTGCTGCTGGACGAGCCCACCGCCGGGGTGGACCCGAAGGCCCGGCGCGACTTCTGGGAACAGCTCCACCAACTGGCCGCGCGCGGCATCTCGGTGCTGGTCAGCACGCACTACATGGACGAGGCCGAGCGCTGCCACAAGCTGGCCTACATCGCCTATGGCGCGCTGCTGGCGCAGGGTACGTCCGACGAGGTGGTGGCCAGCCAGCACCTGAGCACCTGGAGCGTGGAAGGCGACAACCTGGCCGAGCTGTCCGCGCAGTTGCAGGGCAAGCCCGGCGTCGACCAGACCGTGGCCTTCGGCACCGCGCTGCACGTGACCGGCAAAGACGCCGGCCAGCTGGAACGCACGCTGCGGCAGTACGCCGGCACCGGCCATCGCATCGCCCAGGCGCAGACCAGCCTGGAAGACGTGTTCATCCACATGATGGGCGGCGCGCAGGACAACATGGCCACGCCGGCCCGCCAGCCGGCCGCCAGCCCGAAGGAGGCGCCATGAGCACCGCCCGCCCGGCCGCCCCGCGCCAGCGCCGGTTCTCGGTGCAGCGCTGGTGGAGCATCGTCCTGAAGGAATTCCTGCAGCTGCGGCGCGACCGCATCACGTTCGGGATGATCGTCGGCCTGCCCATCGTGCAGCTGCTGCTGTTCGGCTTTGCGATCAACAGCGACCCGCGCCACATGCCCACGGCCGTGATCGTGGCCGAGCACAGCGATTTCTCGCGGTCGTTCGTCGCCGCGCTGGAAAACACCACGTACTTCAAGGTCGTGCGCACGATGCCCGACGAGCGCAGCGGCCGCGAGGCGCTGCTGCGCGGCGACGTGCAGTTCGTGGTCACCATCCCCACGGACTTCTCGCGCCGGCTGCTGCACGGCGACCGCCCGGCGATCCTGGTGGAGGCCGACGCCACCGACCCGTCGGCCACGGGCCCGGCCATCGGCGCGCTGGCGCAGTTGCCGGCCACCGTCGCCCGCATCGACCTCAAGGGCGCGCTGGCGCCGCTGGCCGGCGGGGCGCCCGCGTTCGACGTCAACGTCCAGCGGCTGTACAACCCGGAGGGCATCACGCAGTACAACATCGTGCCGGGGCTGATGGGCGTGATCCTGACCATGACGATGGTGATGATGACCGGGCTGGCGATGACGCGCGAACGCGAGCGCGGCACGATGGAGAACCTGCTGGCCACGCCGGTGCAGCCCATCGAGGTCATCTCGGGCAAGATCGTCCCGTACATCTTCATCGGCCTGATCCAGGCCACGATCATCGTGCTGGCCGCGCACTTCGTGTTCGGCGTGCCGTTCCTGGGGTCGGTGGTGGCGGTCTACCTGGCGGCGCTGCTGTTCATCGCGGCCAACCTGACGGTCGGCATCACGCTGTCGTCGCTGGCGGCCAACCAGCTCCAGGCGGTGCAGCTCACGTTCTTCTACTTCCTGCCCAACATCCTGCTGTCGGGCTTCATGTTCCCGTTCGCGGGCATGCCCACCTGGGCGCAGTGGATCGGCAACGTGCTGCCAATGACCTATTTCAACCGGATGGTCCGCGGCATCATGCTCAAGGGCAGCGGCTGGACCGAACTGTGGCCCAACGTCTGGCCCGTGGCGCTGTTCACGGTCATCGTCATGGCCATTGCGGTGCGCTTCTACAAGCGCACGCTCGACTGACTGCGGAGCGTCGTCATGCGTATCCCACCCCTTCTTGCCACCGCTGCCGCCGTCCTGCTGACGGCCGGCTGCGTGGTCGGCCCCGACTTCCGCACGCCCGACGCGCCGGCCGACCCGCGCTTCACGGCCGGCCCGCAGCCGTCGCAGATGGCCGCGCAGGGCTATCCCACCCAGACCGTGGCGCCTGGCGATGTCCCGGCCGACTGGTGGACCGCCTTCGGCAGCGCGCCGCTGGACGAGACCGTGCGCCTGGCGCTGGCCAGCAGCCCCACGCTGACGCAGGCCCGCGCCCGGCTGCGCGAGGCGCAGGAGAACCTGAACGCGCGCACCGGCGCCACC
This sequence is a window from Cupriavidus pauculus. Protein-coding genes within it:
- the otsB gene encoding trehalose-phosphatase; this translates as MPPLPLIEPNTALFLDFDGTLADLAPLPHLVRVEPELVGTLRALHTCLGGAVAIVSGRPVAELDDFLQPLRLPAAGIHGAEFRNGAERIARPPAPGIGPLLPKLEALVARHPGLRLERKSVAVAVHYRQVPDLEPLVRAAVADVLRDAIGLEALPGKMVIEIKPAGVDKGGAIAAFMRSPPFAGRLPLFAGDDVTDEAGFTVVRELGGIGLLVGQRASAASHSLPRPADLREWLHQSAHALTHLLAQRQDPPSDPLSPPSAREDTL
- a CDS encoding carbohydrate porin — translated: MPRHVLLAARRPRPRFVRRLAALLASAALPWAAQAQEAATPPDTESPFAIHGQATYIWTRKPAFDAPYSGENSLTPERAKSYSFTSTLDLGLRLWRGAEFHFNPEVSQGVPFSDLHGLGGLSNGELAKTASTSPKFYRARAFVRQYWGMGGGDETLEADFNQFARTVDKQRLVLTAGNFGVIDVFDQNPYGSDPRTQFMNWSFLTHGSWDYPADSRGYNWGAALEYIGDGWSARVGHFLQPLESNGRELDTRAFKHYGQMLELEKRYEIAGRPGQARLLLWRNRANMGAFNDAIAFGQANGVTPDVADVRREHTKWGVGLAFLQEVTRDAGVFLRANWSDDKTETYAFTEIGRQVAGGGTLKGALWGRPKDEVGLAMAVNMLSPAHRNYLAAGGLGAFLGDGALRYGPEQIVEIYYSFAVWKTLTLSPDFQYIRNPGYNRDRGPAKFIGVRAHAEF
- a CDS encoding HlyD family secretion protein; the encoded protein is MSLILRTPPLLLAAALLGACGNDKPDTWQGYVEGEFVAVASPFAGRLETLSVERGQQVGTGAPLFVLESDDERAARQQAAEQVRVAEAQLADIQTGKRPVEVAVNQAQLVQAQAQATRSAAQRRRDEAQFEIGGISRAQLDESRATADADAARVRELQRDIDVARLPGRKDQLAAQRAQIDAARAALAQAEWKLSRKSVNATVPGLVYDVPFRPGEWVPAGSAVVRMLPPGNVKVRFFVPEAVVGALQPGQAITIRCDGCAAPVPAKITYVSNEAEFTPPVIYSNETRGKLVFLIEARPTAADAPRLRPGQPVEVVRS
- a CDS encoding ABC transporter ATP-binding protein; amino-acid sequence: MSTSPSPARNGELAIDVRDLNKHFGDKHVVNNLTMQVARGEIFGFLGPNGSGKTTSIRMMCGLLTPDSGSGTCLGYDILTQAAEIKRNVGYMTQRFSYWEDLSIRENLDFVARVYDMPNRREAVDRALEDLGLQSRAEQLAGSLSGGWKQRLALAACLLHEPQLLLLDEPTAGVDPKARRDFWEQLHQLAARGISVLVSTHYMDEAERCHKLAYIAYGALLAQGTSDEVVASQHLSTWSVEGDNLAELSAQLQGKPGVDQTVAFGTALHVTGKDAGQLERTLRQYAGTGHRIAQAQTSLEDVFIHMMGGAQDNMATPARQPAASPKEAP
- a CDS encoding glycoside hydrolase family 15 protein encodes the protein MIGNCAFSALVDGRGRIVWCCMPRFDGDPVFNALLDPSENAGHFNIEIEDFQEATQWYEPNTAVLRTQLTDRHGSCLEITDFCPRFFRLGRYFRPLTLVRRIRPIRGAPRVRVTLAPRYNYGRHAPHVTRGSSHARFVGEDMTLRLTTDAPLAYVLSNTPFLVTRGYNFILGPDETLTHSVEDIARDFEQETTAYWRLWSRRLAVPREWQDAVIRAAITLKLSLYEETGAIVAAMTTSIPEAPGSGRNWDYRFCWLRDAFFVVRALNSLSEVGTMEDYLRWLSNVVMQSQDGHIQPLYGIGLERELPESILDHLGGYRGMGPVRVGNQAQEHFQHDVYGNVVLAAAQAFHDHRLLHRGGPAEFQKLEDVGEQAVRVFGTPDAGMWELRTRARIHTSSALMSWVACDRLAKIAVKLEQPARAAYWHDHADRMKRRILEESWSEKRQAFAESFGGKELDASVLLMAEVNFIDPRDPRFVSTVKALEESLCDGPYMRRYEAPDDFGKPETAFNICTFWRIDALARIGRREQAREIFEAMLAARNPLGLLSEDTHPVTGEMWGNFPQTYSMVGLINGAMRLSAPWDTVI
- a CDS encoding ABC transporter permease, translated to MSTARPAAPRQRRFSVQRWWSIVLKEFLQLRRDRITFGMIVGLPIVQLLLFGFAINSDPRHMPTAVIVAEHSDFSRSFVAALENTTYFKVVRTMPDERSGREALLRGDVQFVVTIPTDFSRRLLHGDRPAILVEADATDPSATGPAIGALAQLPATVARIDLKGALAPLAGGAPAFDVNVQRLYNPEGITQYNIVPGLMGVILTMTMVMMTGLAMTRERERGTMENLLATPVQPIEVISGKIVPYIFIGLIQATIIVLAAHFVFGVPFLGSVVAVYLAALLFIAANLTVGITLSSLAANQLQAVQLTFFYFLPNILLSGFMFPFAGMPTWAQWIGNVLPMTYFNRMVRGIMLKGSGWTELWPNVWPVALFTVIVMAIAVRFYKRTLD
- a CDS encoding TetR/AcrR family transcriptional regulator, which translates into the protein MPSAPSDPKRRPGRPTTRTADAGQRDLLIDAAVTMFARHGVAATSTKAIATEAGVTPALVHYYFRDREALLDAIFEERLQPMIDHVFGALQAGDADPVTRIQGLAAQLIRTAAGTPWFPGLWIREIVSVDGHLRERLLQRVAPQRAQLIAGPLAAAHAQGQLNPGLEPALVMVSLIGLTMLPLATTHIWRALPGAADIDTDTLVRHVTALLGHGLSVPPKDPA
- the queF gene encoding NADPH-dependent 7-cyano-7-deazaguanine reductase QueF (Catalyzes the NADPH-dependent reduction of 7-cyano-7-deazaguanine (preQ0) to 7-aminomethyl-7-deazaguanine (preQ1) in queuosine biosynthesis), coding for MTLPEHSPLGKPSAYKTEYDPTLLFPIPRQPKRTEIGLAEGRALPFFGVDIWNAYEVSWLNLKGKPQVALATFIIPSDTPNIVESKSFKLYLNSFNQSRIASAEALQQLLHHDLSQATGGTVQVRLVTEADLGTQKMGELDGLLLDRLDIETDIYEPDASLLKADQEASPVEETLVSHLLKSNCLVTGQPDWGSVQIRYVGAPIDQEGLLKYLISFRNHNEFHEQCVERIFTDVLRMCKPVKLAVYARYTRRGGLDINPFRTNFNTPWPDNRRNARQ
- the ilvA gene encoding threonine ammonia-lyase, biosynthetic, with amino-acid sequence MTRTPPKPDYLKKILTAKVYDVAQETELTYAPALSARTGNAVWFKREDTQPVFSFKLRGAYNKMASLKPEELKRGVIAASAGNHAQGVALAAARLQCKAIICMPTTTPQVKIDAVRERGGEWVRIVLHGESYSDAYLHAAELEAKQKLTFIHPFDDPDVIAGQGTIAMEILRQHPGPIHAIFVAIGGGGLISGIAAYVKAVRPEIKVIGVQTFDSDAMKRSVDAGKRVELKDVGLFSDGTAVKLVGKETFRITRELVDDIILVDTDAICAGLKDVFQDTRSILEPAGALAVAGLKAYAEREKLKGQQLVAIACGANMNFDRLRFVAERAEVGEAREAVFAVTIPEERGSFKRFCEQVGTRSVTEFNYRIADKGVAHIFVGLQIAARSENDKIAANFRRHGFDTLDLSNDELAKQHIRYMVGGHSPLAQDELLYRFEFPERPGALMKFLSSMAPNWNISLFHYRNQGADTSNILVGIQVPKNEKRAFRTFLSTLGYVHWDETDNPVYKLFLA